In one window of Oncorhynchus kisutch isolate 150728-3 linkage group LG16, Okis_V2, whole genome shotgun sequence DNA:
- the LOC109878207 gene encoding bromodomain adjacent to zinc finger domain protein 2B-like isoform X8, whose protein sequence is MESGERLASPAPPTARTSSPAASSSSSSSSSSPAPHSKSSLAPSPAASLGSTLSTSGRLYGVMSDQQPYTLSSAFPLVSHPAFGLYTTSSGRPEFGGLGSLGSLGSLGSLGMSAALAAHPQLGALTEWWRAAEAHSRGAAAFLPPFLGLPTMFTPHIQQNHSPLQAPSRTPSKNGQTPKGVNGAVNGSGVSSPTMQGSYSMNASPSLGASQAVKGPNSKARGPRSSPHSQSHTAELQLEKVPCKPKDKKPGKKPAEVAGVSDSESGSSSDSSSDGAISSDLEDLGGEEDDDDDDDDDDDDEDEEEEGKSEAWNSEKEKARRTKKKMKIGTLSSGMKEAQDNRNSLPHSLHSDPPTLVPSQHSPSTLSQSSPLSLQTSRPREEGLQQHLSVIQSTGLAASSKPLALLTQPRRETSSPSTVSASPIPLITSPKGRTTASPKPPKLLPSSPQHPPLSLCSSSKPLSVPSLARSVPLSSSPQSFPLLTSPMANSQQPKPLKTPGSGKASKRKLLEESLSQINEFRLKQSLLSQGQTFPAAQPKKQQGHKTSRKAAGVTSSSLPPPNLSSSESPCGGGRSTKLPPAPLPPPPQNNHSNLFLSSALLGLAAHPNGVIQSTTAQDAPLALITKPRKDSNKDLSRAGASLSLPVNLSTGGRVHSASSQGPPARPATSPSPATARGPRKIKAPKAPNLQVQAHALAPMAAWKGLSQSHLVQSLVDLFRGAEAGLPGLPGLPSSKDSDDSVEDDDDDDDDDLDDLEDDEEDSDDSLSDSDSNSDSDKDVSGGKLKDPKLKLPSSGSVSKREKTPLKLTKGHASLLSSTTNHTAASCSPLNLQVIKTPNIVTSSSALAYHNSPSSSYSLVTPPGAGKRKRVMDEQELRIPLELGWQRETRIKSASGKMQGDVAYYAPCGKKLRQYPDVVKYLSRNGISGITRDNFSFSAKIMVGDFYEAREGPQGLQWSLLKDEDVIPHILAMEGRRGRPPNSERQRGAEGGKGSRRRKGRPPNVGEGLGLGAEVPSPSEAKLLRKLEAQEIARQAAQMKMMRKLEKQAMARAAKEARKQQVSLSAIMAAEERRKQKEQMKLIKQQEKIKRIQQIRLEKEMRAQQILEAKRRKKEEVANAKMMEAEKRIKEKEMRRQHAVILKHQELERHRLDMVWERERRRQHGMLMKAVEARKKAEERERLRQEKRDEKRLNKERKLELRRLELEIARELKKPNEDMCLADHKPLPEFSRIPGLILPGGAVSDCLMLMQFLRGFGKVLGFDVGVDVPTLGMLQEGLLNVGDSMGHVQDLLVRLLSLAVCDPGLPPGHKTKTMLGDHLTNVGINRDNVSEVLQMYMGAYCGQTDLAELALSLKTKAFQAHTPAQKASILGFLANELACSKSVVSEIDKNLDHMTNMRKDKWLIEGKLKKLRTIHAKRTGKRDASMGGEEAQPLGTPSSGLKRKRKAGAESDDDEDEDEDSDDLADEDDEEEEEEMKKAKKVETCDEDDGDQSTSVEELEKQIEKLAKQQHQVRRKLFEASHSLRSMMYGQDRYRRRYWVLPHCGGVFIEAMESGEAAGELENERERRRAAAGEVHIKEEPQEEEVQKKNPGGVGGEVRSVYTSVRSEEGKEEKKGSPNLFLLHPASLSKLTTLLDVAKDVAKEIREAKADLRPKYSPTPPSVTTTTKTTPPSDPANASLPAKPTSPCASTAPNLPCEEAKPGYPTSTSSPSSFSSLLSPPPQLFSPIKTSTLAPNPPQLQYLPSDQLLRVLTERSGHWFSLLPRSPCDDSSLTTSPSPGPGPLQSSPLPSSSLTRPRSPPASPALPLTPSAASASASPHHPAGFINYPLSALQVKAGGSLLSLSAFCGGWPSGMLSPSQLPFCSSPLPGHSGLSSVEGSANAPPSVSSKSESPVPPGEKLSSTVPSPAMMEVPKHSDHPTPRPIPEEMLSGWWRVSDIEELRSLVGSLHSRGTREKGLHRQMHKYMELIPQVCTKHRDAAMIELCELEESQVSVESVRGWCVEEQAMEMDIAVLQQVEELERKVTTASLQVKGWMYPEPQSEREDLVYHEHKPLPKHQPAAGGAGDKDQPEDKADHKAGGVVRHADNPLDIAVTRLADLERNIERRGEEEVAHGMKVWRKALGDVRSAAQLAMCLQQLQKSIAWERSIMKVYCQICRKGDNEDLLLLCDGCDKGCHTYCHKPKITTIPEGDWYCPACISKASGPSPKNKKPLSKPVAGGGGKKPTAAEAKRNGKQAGNSNGNVEVSEDDSASASGTPKKGGGAKEPPSRKRKGEESPAPSQAPPTPQSPSLESPVVCVKRAKTARDNNRDLGLCRVLLAELERHQDAWPFLNPVNTKGIPGYRKVIKKPMDFATIREKLVSSQYQNLETFIIDVNLVFDNCEKFNEDNSDIGRAGHNMRKFFDKRWTELLNEIN, encoded by the exons GTCGTTTGTATGGGGTGATGAGTGACCAGCAGCCCTACACGTTGTCAAGTGCCTTCCCCCTGGTCAGCCACCCAGCCTTCGGCCTGTACACCACCAGCTCAGGACGCCCAGAGTTTGGAGGCCTGGGGTCGTTGGGGTCCCTGGGTTCTCTGGGGTCCTTGGGGATGTCTGCTGCCCTGGCCGCACACCCCCAGCTGGGAGCTCTGACAG aatGGTGGCGAGCAGCAGAGGCCCacagtaggggggcagcagcCTTCCTCCCGCCGTTCCTGGGCCTCCCCACAATGTTCACCCCCCACATCCAGCAGAACCACAGCCCCCTGCAAGCCCCCTCCAGGACCCCCAGCAAAAACGGACAGACCCCCAAAG GGGTGAACGGGGCAGTGAATGGAAGTGGGGTCTCCTCCCCAACCATGCAGGGGTCTTACTCCATGAATGCGTCCCCATCCCTGGGTGCCTCCCAGGCTGTTAAGGGCCCCAACTCCAAGGCCAGGGGCCCCAGGAGCAGCCCTCACAGCCAGAGCCACACAGCAGAGCTACAGCTGGAGAAAGTACCCTGCAAACCTAAAGACAAG AAGCCCGGTAAAAAGCCAGCAGAGGTCGCTGGGGTCAGTGACAGCGAATCAGGCTCTTCCTCGGACAGCTCCAGCGACGGAGCCATCAGCAGCGACCTGGAGGACCTCGGAGGGGAAGAGGACGACGACGATGATGAcgacgacgatgatgatgatgaggatgaggaagaggagggaaagagcGAGGCGTGGAACTCTGAGAAGGAGAAGGCGAGGCGGACGAAGAAAAAAATGAAG atCGGGACACTAAGCTCGGGCATGAAGGAGGCCCAAGACAATAGGAACAGCCTGCCCCACAGCCTACACTCCGACCCCCCCACCCTGGTCCCCTCACAGCACTCCCCCTCTACCCTGTCCCAGagctcccccctgtctctccagACCTCCCGGCCCAGAGAGGAGGGTCTCCAGCAGCACCTCAGTGTCATCCAGTCCACGGGCCTAGCAGCCAGCTCCAAGCCCCTGGCCCTCCTCACCCAACCCCGCAGGGAAACCTCCTCCCCATCAACCGTCTCTGCCTCTCCAATCCCCCTCATCACCTCCCCCAAAGGACGCACCACCGCCTCCCCCAAGCCGCCCAAGCTTCTGCCCTCCTCGCCGCAGCACCCGCCCCTGTCCCTCTGCTCTTCCTCCAAGCCCCTGTCGGTGCCCTCCCTGGCCCGCTCCGTACCCCTGTCCTCCTCGCCTCAATCCTTCCCTCTCCTCACGTCGCCCATGGCCAACTCCCAGCAGCCCAAGCCTCTGAAGACACCTGGCAGTGGGAAGGCTAGTAAGAGGAAGTTGCTGGAGGAATCACTCTCTCAGATCAACGAATTCAGGCTCAAACAG TCTTTACTCTCACAAGGCCAGACTTTCCCGGCGGCACAGCCCAAGAAGCAGCAGGGTCACAAAACCTCTAGGAAGGCTGCTGGGGTGACGTCATCCTCCTTGCCGCCCCCCAATCTGTCCTCCTCGGAGAGTCCGTGTGGCGGTGGCAGAAGCACAAAGTTGCCCCctgctcccctcccccctcccccccagaaCAACCACTCCAACCTCTTCCTGTCCAGCGCTCTCCTGGGCCTAGCTGCCCACCCCAACGGAGTCATCCAAAGCACCACGGCTCAGGACGCGCCGCTAGCCCTTATCACCAAGCCCCGCAAAGACTCCAACAAGGACCTCTCTCGGGCAGGGGCGTCCCTCTCACTGCCCGTCAACCTCAGCACCGGCGGAAGGGTCCACTCGGCCTCCTCTCAGGGCCCCCCGGCGCGGCCCGCTACCTCACCCTCACCGGCCACGGCCCGGGGCCCCAGGAAGATCAAGGCCCCCAAGGCCCCTAACCTCCAGGTTCAGGCCCATGCCCTGGCCCCAATGGCAGCCTGGAAGGGCCTCTCTCAGAGTCACCTGGTGCAGTCTCTGGTGGACCTGTTCAGAGGGGCCGAGGCCGGCCTCCCAGGTCTCCCCGGTCTCCCTAGCAGCAAGGACTCGGATGACTCTGTTGAGGatgacgacgacgacgacgatgATGATCTGGATgatttggaggatgatgaggaggactCGGATGACAGCTTGTCAG ATTCTGACAGTAACTCGGACAGCGACAAGGACGTCTCCGGTGGCAAACTGAAGGACCCGAAGCTGAAGCTGCCATCGTCAGGCTCCGTCTCCAAGAGGGAGAAGACCCCACTCAAGCTAACCAAAGGCCACGCCTCCTTACTGAGCAGCACAACCAATCACACAGCCGCCAGCTGCTCCCCACTCAACCTGCAGGTCATCAAGACGCCCAACATCGTCACCAGCTCCAGTGCCTTGGCCTATCAcaactctccttcctcctcctactCCCTGGTCACGCCCCCAG gcGCAGGGAAAAGAAAGAGGGTGATGGATGAGCAGGAGTTGAGGATACCTCTGGAGTTGGG CTGGCAGAGAGAAACGCGGATCAAGAGCGCGTCCGGGAAGATGCAAGGCGACGTGGCGTACTACGCGCCATGCGGGAAGAAGTTGAGGCAGTACCCAGATGTGGTGAAG TATCTATCCAGAAATGGAATAAGTGGCATCACACGCGATAATTTTAGCTTCAGTGCAAAGATAATGGTTGGTGACTTCTATGAAGCCAGAGAAGGACCCCAG GGTCTGCAGTGGAGCCTGCTGAAGGACGAGGACGTCATCCCTCATATCCTGGCCATGGAGGGCCGGCGGGGACGGCCCCCCAACTCAGAGCGCCAGCGCGGGGCCGAGGGGGGAAAGGGCTCCCGGAGAAGGAAGGGCCGGCCACCCAACGTGGGAGAGGGTCTGGGGTTGGGGGCCGAGGTGCCTAGCCCCAGCGAGGCCAAACTCTTACGCAAACTGGAGGCCCAAG AGATAGCCAGGCAGGCGGCCCAGATGAAGATGATGAGGAAGCTAGAGAAGCAGGCCATGGCCAGGGCAGCCAAAGAGGCCAGGAAGCAACaag TCTCTCTTTCAGCCATCATGGCAGCCGAGGAAAGGAGGAAGCAGAAGGAGCAAATGAAGCTCATCAAGCAGCAG GAGAAGATCAAGCGTATTCAGCAGATCAGGTTGGAGAAGGAGATGAGGGCACAGCAGATCCTGGAG GCTAAACGCAGAAAGAAAGAAGAGGTTGCGAATGCCAAAATGATGGAGGCAGAGAAACGAATAAAG GAGAAAGAAATGCGAAGACAGCATGCAGTCATTTTGAAGCACCAG GAGTTGGAGAGGCATAGACTAGATATGGTATGG gagagggagaggagacggcAACATGGGATGCTCATGAAGGCGGTGGAGGCTCGCAAAAAAGCAGAG GAGCGCGAGCGCTTGCGGCAGGAAAAGAGGGATGAGAAACGCCTGAACAAGGAGCGGAAATTGGAGCTGAGGAGGCTGGAACTGGAGATTGCCAGGGAGCTGAAGAAGCCAAATGAAGACATGTGTCTGGCCGATCATAAG CCTCTTCCAGAGTTTTCCAGAATCCCTGGCCTGATCTTGCCGGGGGGTGCGGTGTCTGACTGCCTGATGCTGATGCAGTTCCTACGCGGTTTTGGGAAGGTGCTGGGCTTCGATGTGGGGGTGGACGTACCCACCCTGGGcatgctgcaggagggcctgctCAACGTGGGAGACAGCATGGGACACGTCCAGGACCTGCTGGTCAGACTGCTCTCCCTGGCCGTGTGTGACCCTGGACTGCCCCCTGGACACAAG acCAAGACCATGCTGGGGGACCATCTGACCAACGTGGGCATCAACCGGGACAATGTGTCGGAGGTGCTGCAGATGTACATGGGGGCCTATTGCGGGCAGACTGACCTGGCTGAGCTGGCCCTCAGCCTGAAGACCAAGGCCTTCCAGGCTCACACCCCCGCCCAGAAGGCCTCCATACTGGGCTTCCTGGCCAATGAGCTGGCCTGCAGCAAGAGTGTCGTCAG CGAGATCGACAAGAACCTTGATCACATGACCAACATGAGGAAGGACAAGTGGCTGATCGAGGGCAAACTCAAAAA gTTGAGGACCATCCATGCCAAGCGGACCGGGAAGAGAGATGCCAGTATGGGAGGGGAGGAGGCCCAGCCCCTGGGTACGCCCTCCTCTGGCCTCAAACGCAAGAGAAAGGCCGGAGCAGAAAGCGACGACGACGAGGATGAAGATGAAGACAGCGATGACCTGGCCGATGAAGAtgacgaggaagaggaggaggagatgaagaaggCGAAGAAAGTGGAAACGTGTGACGAGGACGATGGGGACCAATCAACTAGTGTGGAGGAGCTGGAGAAACAGATAGAGAAGCTAGCCAAG CAACAGCACCAGGTGAGGAGGAAGCTGTTTGAGGCGTCCCACTCCCTGCGCTCCATGATGTACGGCCAGGACCGGTACCGCCGGCGCTACTGGGTTCTGCCCCACTGCGGAGGGGTCTTCATCGAGGCCATGGAGAGCGGAGAAGCTGCGGGGGAGctggagaacgagagggagaggaggagggcggcAGCAGGGGAGGTGCACATCAAGGAGGAGCCgcaggaggaggaggtgcagaAGAAGAATCCTGGGGGCGTCGGCGGGGAGGTGAGGAGCGTCTACACCTCCGTGCGGtcagaggaggggaaggaggagaagaaaggtTCTCCCAATCTTTTCCTCTTGCATCCGGCCTCTCTCTCCAAACTGACCACGCTGCTCGATGTCGCTAAGGACGTTGCCAAGGAAATCCGCGAAGCCAAGGCAGACCTCCGCCCCAAATACAGCCCAACACCACCGTCTGTCACCACGACAACAAAAACAACACCACCATCCGATCCCGCCAACGCCTCTCTGCCCGCTAAACCTACAAGCCCCTGTGCGTCTACGGCGCCCAACCTGCCGTGCGAGGAGGCCAAACCCGGCTACCCCACCTCCACCTCGTCCCCCTCCTCGTTCTCCTCCCTCCTAAGCCCCCCACCCCAGCTTTTCAGCCCTATAAAGACCTccaccctagcccctaaccctccACAGCTCCAGTACCTCCCCAGCGACCAGCTCCTCAGGGTCCTGACAGAGAGGAGCGGTCACTGGTTCAGCCTACTCCCCCGCTCCCCCTGTGACGACTCCTCCCtcaccacctctccctcccctgggCCTGGCCCTCTCCAGTCCTCCCCGCTGCCTTCCTCCAGCCTCACCCGGCCCAGGTCTCCCCCGGCTTCCCCCGCCCTGCCTCTCACCCCCTCGGCAGCGTCGGCCTCAGCCAGCCCCCACCACCCAGCTGGCTTCATCAACTACCCTCTGTCAGCCCTGCAG GTTAAGGCTGGAGGGTCGTTGCTGAGTCTCTCAGCGTTCTGCGGTGGCTGGCCCAGTGGAATGTTGAGCCCCAGCCAGCTGCCCTTCTGCAGCAGCCCCCTGCCAGGCCACTCAGGCCTCAGCTCCGTGGAGGGCAGTGCCAATGCGCCGCCCAGCGTCTCCAGCAAGAGCGAGTCGCCCGTTCCTCCCGGCGAGAAGCTCTCGTCCACGGTGCCCTCTCCCGCCATGATGGAGGTGCCCAAGCACTCGGACCACCCCACACCACGGCCCATCCCAGagg agATGCTGTCAGGCTGGTGGCGGGTGTCAGACATTGAGGAGCTGCGCTCCCTGGTGGGGTCCCTCCACAGCCGGGGAACCAGAGAGAAGGGCCTGCACCGACAGATGCACAAATACATGGAGCTCATCCCACAGGTCTGCACCAAGCACCGAGACG CGGCCATGATAGAGCTGTGTGAGCTGGAGGAGAGCCAGGTGAGTGTGGAGTCAGTGCGTGGGTGGTGTGTGGAGGAGCAGGCCATGGAGATGGACATCGCTGTGCTGCAGCAggtggaggagctggagaggaAGGTCACCACCGCCAGCCTGCAGGtcaag GGCTGGATGTACCCCGAGCCCCAATCAGAGAGGGAGGACCTGGTCTACCACGAGCACAAGCCCCTCCCCAAACACCAACCAGCGGCGGGCGGCGCTGGCGACAAAGACCAACCGGAGGACAAGGCGGACCACAAGGCGGGCGGCGTGGTGCGTCACGCGGACAACCCTCTGGACATAGCGGTGACGCGGCTGGCGGACCTGGAGAGGAACATCGAGAGAAG GGGCGAGGAGGAGGTGGCCCATGGGATGAAGGTGTGGAGGAAGGCCCTGGGCGACGTCCGCAGTGCCGCCCAGCTGGCCATGTGTCTCCAGCAGCTCCAGAAGTCCATCGCCTGGGAGAGGTCCATCATGAAAGTG TACTGTCAGATCTGCAGGAAGGGTGACAACGAGGACCTGCTCCTGCTGTGTGACGGCTGTGACAAAGGCTGCCACACGTACTGTCACAAACCCAAGATCACCACCATCCCCGAGGGGGACTGGTACTGTCCCGCCTGCATATCCAAG GCGAGCGGCCCGTCTCCCAAGAACAAGAAGCCGCTGAGCAAACCGGTGGCGGGTGGAGGCGGGAAGAAACCCACCGCTGCCGAGGCCAAGCGAAACGGGAAGCAGGCCGGCAACAGTAACGGTAACGTGGAGGTGTCAGAGGACGACTCGGCGAGCGCCAGCGGCACCCCTAAGAAAGGAGGAGGAGCGAAAGAGCCCCCCAGcaggaagaggaaaggagaggagagccccGCCCCGTCCCAGGCCCCGCCCACACCCCAGTCACCCagtctggagagccctgtggtgtgtgtgaagagagccaagacagccagagacaacaacaGAGACCTTGGTTTGTGCAG GGTGCTCCTGGCTGAGTTGGAGCGTCACCAGGATGCCTGGCCCTTCCTCAACCCCGTCAACACCAAGGGGATCCCTGGCTACAGGAAGGTCATCAAGAAGCCCATGGACTTCGCCACCATCAGAGAGAAGCTCGTCAGCAGCCA GTATCAGAATCTGGAGACTTTCATTATTGACGTCAACCTGGTTTTTGATAACTGTGAAAAGTTTAATGAAGACAATTCAGACATCGGGCGAGCGGGACACAACATGAGGAAGTTCTTTGATAAGAGATGGACAGAGCTTCTCAATGAAATAAACTAA